A genomic window from Clostridium aceticum includes:
- a CDS encoding permease: protein MDVFMIFLWTITGVGLVISLYKDKEKTFASMKMTANMMKRMVGQIIGILFLIGLILTFIPPEGVRDVLDKTNLLFATVVSAFVGSITLIPAFVAFPLVSSFVDIGISIIPAVAFLTTLTMVGFVTFPLEKQEFGLKFALARNLLSFLFAIFISLVMGVLL, encoded by the coding sequence ATGGATGTCTTCATGATTTTTCTTTGGACAATAACAGGCGTTGGACTTGTTATCTCTTTGTATAAAGACAAAGAAAAAACTTTTGCCTCAATGAAGATGACAGCCAACATGATGAAGCGTATGGTAGGTCAAATTATAGGCATTTTGTTCCTTATAGGATTAATCTTAACCTTTATACCTCCTGAGGGGGTAAGGGATGTGCTAGATAAAACAAATCTATTGTTTGCAACAGTAGTTTCTGCTTTTGTAGGCAGCATAACTTTAATACCTGCCTTTGTGGCTTTTCCTTTAGTAAGTTCTTTTGTAGATATAGGGATAAGTATTATACCAGCAGTGGCTTTTCTAACTACCTTAACTATGGTGGGGTTTGTGACTTTTCCGCTAGAAAAACAGGAGTTTGGGCTAAAGTTCGCGTTAGCTAGAAATCTTTTGAGCTTTCTTTTTGCCATCTTTATTTCTCTTGTTATGGGGGTGCTGCTATGA
- a CDS encoding DMT family transporter: MNEKTIGNLAVAAAVFIFSINYVSMKLLLEHLPTLTLIFLRFAIASIFLTMLVKIKLKRGKQLQEIRKEDKKLVIITGFLGIAVYYFFQGMALNYISASLASLLAAMIPIFTLLTNMVLYKKRMEPFLLGSILAGIFGVFLVLDIGSTSLNTSDLIGCILMLCSVFSWIAYTIKTYELQKKYDSTYLLSKQCTAGTLLLFIIALIDIPKVLPVFQQVEILPSLLLNLIFVGVVCAALGYLFYIYGMERVGVEVAALYLNLSPAITGITSYFILHEPMTRNKVLGIFIVIGALYAVGLRDWINSKKVKVQYQ, from the coding sequence ATGAATGAAAAAACCATTGGAAACTTAGCAGTTGCAGCAGCAGTATTTATTTTTAGTATCAATTATGTTAGTATGAAACTTTTATTAGAGCATCTACCAACCCTTACATTGATTTTTTTAAGATTTGCCATTGCTTCTATTTTTCTTACAATGCTCGTTAAGATAAAATTAAAGAGAGGCAAACAACTCCAAGAAATAAGGAAGGAAGATAAGAAACTTGTGATAATCACGGGATTTCTAGGGATTGCTGTCTATTATTTCTTTCAAGGGATGGCTCTAAATTATATAAGTGCATCTTTAGCATCTTTACTGGCTGCTATGATCCCAATTTTTACCCTGCTGACAAATATGGTTCTGTACAAAAAAAGAATGGAGCCCTTCTTGCTTGGAAGTATCTTAGCAGGTATATTTGGAGTATTTCTTGTGTTGGATATCGGCAGTACATCTTTAAACACATCAGATTTGATAGGATGTATCTTAATGCTATGTTCAGTATTCAGCTGGATTGCTTATACCATCAAAACCTACGAACTTCAGAAAAAATATGATAGTACTTACTTATTAAGCAAACAATGCACAGCAGGAACACTACTTCTTTTTATCATCGCCTTAATAGATATTCCCAAAGTTTTACCTGTGTTTCAACAGGTGGAGATATTGCCCTCTTTACTACTTAACCTTATCTTTGTAGGGGTAGTATGTGCGGCCTTAGGCTATCTATTTTATATCTACGGCATGGAAAGAGTAGGTGTAGAAGTAGCTGCTTTATACTTAAATCTTAGTCCGGCTATCACTGGTATAACAAGTTACTTTATTCTTCATGAACCAATGACTAGAAACAAAGTACTAGGGATCTTTATTGTGATTGGAGCTTTATATGCAGTAGGTCTTCGAGATTGGATCAATAGTAAAAAAGTAAAGGTACAGTACCAGTAA
- a CDS encoding permease, whose translation MKAIVKFIKNNKLLSIVVLTYLLLMIFLPMKAIDSSKSSFYYIKEMIQVMPIVFVLTALIEAWIPKDMIIKNFGENAGAKGALFSFVLGSFSAGPIYAAFPICKMLFKKGASVANIVIILSAWAVVKIPMLANEAKFLGSRFMMIRWVLTTIAILMMAYIVAIIVKKHEILMEDNVTKGEKSRIRIQGEYCVGCGLCEKLLPEYFTIIENKVILRQEATNDDIKESISIIMKKCPAKVIGYHYG comes from the coding sequence ATGAAGGCTATAGTAAAATTTATAAAAAATAATAAACTACTATCCATAGTGGTGCTGACCTATTTGTTGTTGATGATCTTCCTTCCAATGAAAGCCATCGATTCATCAAAGAGCAGCTTTTACTATATTAAAGAAATGATTCAAGTTATGCCAATTGTTTTTGTCTTAACGGCACTAATAGAAGCGTGGATACCAAAAGACATGATTATCAAAAACTTTGGAGAAAATGCTGGGGCAAAAGGAGCACTTTTCTCCTTCGTGTTGGGAAGCTTTTCCGCAGGACCTATTTATGCAGCATTTCCTATCTGCAAAATGTTGTTCAAAAAAGGTGCTAGTGTTGCCAATATCGTAATTATTCTAAGTGCATGGGCAGTTGTGAAAATTCCTATGCTTGCCAATGAGGCAAAGTTTTTAGGTTCAAGGTTTATGATGATAAGATGGGTATTAACAACGATAGCCATACTGATGATGGCATATATCGTAGCAATTATTGTAAAAAAACATGAGATTCTCATGGAAGACAATGTCACAAAAGGGGAAAAAAGTAGGATACGTATTCAAGGAGAATATTGTGTAGGTTGTGGCTTATGTGAAAAGTTGTTGCCTGAATATTTTACTATCATAGAGAATAAAGTAATACTTAGGCAGGAAGCTACTAATGATGATATAAAAGAAAGTATCTCCATCATCATGAAGAAATGTCCAGCAAAGGTTATAGGTTATCATTATGGATAG
- a CDS encoding cation:proton antiporter has protein sequence MNVLVKISIVLLMGILGGRLAKVLHLPYVTGYLLGGLLIGPSFTNVITDTNIKVFSIVNEIALAAIAFNIGSEFLIEELMKVGKKIFIVTLAEVVGAVTIVFFTSYFLLHQPFELSIILASIAAATAPAATMMIIKQYNTSGPLTKTILPVVAIDDALCVMSFGIAMALAKISFGQGETSFLKMITLPFVEIFGSLILGFAIGFMLTFLANKTKTEDELLTFVLAFILAGGGLARVLHLSPILTCMMIGATLTNLMQNHRKVFHIIGKFTPPIYLFFFTLAGASLHLNSLGKLGLLGIGYILARSIGKIFGAGLGAKAMGYSNVIVKNLGFSLLPQAGVAIGLAMIAKQEVPQIGNTISTVILGGVFVFELVGPIMAKFALNRAGEIHQITETSQEVIS, from the coding sequence TTGAATGTTTTAGTAAAAATAAGTATCGTATTATTGATGGGAATTTTGGGCGGAAGACTGGCTAAGGTCTTACATCTTCCTTATGTGACAGGTTATTTACTAGGAGGATTATTGATCGGTCCTTCCTTTACCAATGTCATTACAGACACGAATATCAAAGTTTTTTCTATTGTAAATGAAATAGCACTAGCTGCTATTGCCTTTAATATTGGCAGTGAATTTCTTATCGAAGAGCTCATGAAGGTGGGAAAAAAGATATTTATTGTCACCTTAGCAGAGGTAGTTGGTGCTGTTACTATCGTATTTTTTACTAGTTATTTTTTATTGCATCAACCCTTTGAGTTGAGCATTATATTAGCTTCTATAGCTGCCGCTACTGCACCTGCTGCCACAATGATGATTATTAAGCAGTATAATACCAGTGGACCTTTAACCAAAACCATTCTACCAGTAGTAGCTATTGATGACGCCTTATGTGTCATGAGTTTTGGCATCGCTATGGCTCTAGCAAAAATTTCTTTTGGACAAGGAGAAACGTCTTTTTTAAAAATGATTACTTTACCCTTTGTAGAAATTTTTGGCTCCCTCATCTTGGGATTTGCTATAGGCTTTATGTTGACATTTCTCGCAAATAAAACAAAGACTGAAGATGAACTATTAACATTTGTACTAGCTTTTATTTTAGCTGGAGGTGGTCTTGCCCGTGTACTTCATCTATCTCCTATACTAACATGCATGATGATTGGCGCCACACTTACCAACCTTATGCAAAATCATAGAAAAGTTTTTCACATTATAGGAAAATTTACACCTCCCATCTATTTATTTTTCTTTACGCTAGCAGGAGCTAGCCTTCATCTTAATAGTTTAGGAAAATTAGGCTTATTGGGAATAGGATACATTTTAGCGAGATCTATAGGAAAAATTTTCGGAGCAGGTTTAGGAGCAAAAGCAATGGGTTATTCTAATGTTATTGTTAAAAATTTAGGGTTTAGTTTGTTACCTCAAGCTGGTGTAGCCATTGGTTTAGCTATGATCGCCAAACAGGAAGTGCCACAGATAGGTAATACCATAAGTACTGTTATCTTAGGAGGAGTTTTCGTATTTGAGTTAGTTGGTCCTATTATGGCAAAATTTGCTTTAAATAGAGCTGGAGAAATTCATCAAATTACTGAAACTTCTCAAGAGGTTATAAGCTAA
- a CDS encoding methyl-accepting chemotaxis protein, which produces MRLKKKLIISYLVIVVLCIGTLGTLAVNKSQNALYKEVEEKMNIAIESTYNVSYERNDLLTKQTTSILNTTEKFLYNLGKIRVQDEEHIDVGEYKLPKMYAGDRLLSLDETFVDEMYVMVQGTTTIFILHNNEFVRISTNVRHDSGQRAVGTAIQSDSPVYQSVIKGERYYGRANVLGDWYVTAYEPLYDQTNNIVGMLYVGVPELDTIFEGIISNVSLGSSGYVYIMDSSGELLFHPTNRGENLLVHDFAKQIVSEKNGLIEYTYEDIDRIAVFRYFEPWDWYLVATADHNDLNSQARDLMLYILLLGLIIIVIILTLSVFIANSIVVPIGLATEQAIKIAEGNLSENLPAHLLARKDEIGQLSNAFQKITENLKITLEKILQTGGTLSTASEHLTLTSQQSGQMAEEVAKTIEEVAKSSSQQAQDTESGAIKVEEIGGLIEKNQDCMKALNVSTDKVMTLKDEGFRTLKELIEKTEVNNKVTEEIHQVIINANQSAEKIDKASHMIQSIAEQTNLLALNAAIEAARAGESGRGFAVVAEEIRKLAEQSTEFTVEITSIITDLTSKTENAVYTMQEVSKLAQAQTEGVVATEKKFEGIAMAIEKTKEIIAVLNQSGQAMEEAKNQVIDVMQSMAAIAEENAASTEEVSAATEEQAASVQEVANASKNLADLAEELNQLVLKFRI; this is translated from the coding sequence ATGAGATTAAAAAAGAAATTAATCATCAGCTATTTAGTAATTGTAGTATTGTGCATAGGCACCTTGGGAACCTTAGCTGTAAATAAATCTCAAAACGCACTGTATAAAGAAGTAGAAGAAAAGATGAATATAGCCATCGAATCTACTTATAATGTTTCCTATGAAAGAAATGATTTATTAACCAAACAAACAACCAGTATATTAAACACCACTGAAAAATTTCTTTATAACTTAGGAAAAATAAGAGTTCAAGATGAAGAACATATTGATGTAGGAGAATATAAGCTACCCAAAATGTATGCAGGAGACAGGCTATTAAGTTTAGATGAGACATTTGTTGATGAAATGTATGTAATGGTGCAAGGTACGACAACTATTTTTATACTACACAACAATGAATTTGTTAGAATTAGTACTAACGTTAGGCATGATAGTGGACAAAGAGCTGTAGGCACCGCCATTCAAAGTGATTCTCCTGTTTATCAAAGTGTTATAAAGGGTGAGAGGTATTATGGAAGGGCAAATGTATTAGGAGATTGGTACGTTACAGCCTATGAACCGCTTTATGATCAAACAAATAACATAGTAGGTATGTTGTATGTGGGTGTACCAGAGCTGGATACAATCTTTGAAGGGATTATCAGTAATGTTTCTTTAGGTAGTTCAGGATACGTATATATTATGGATTCATCTGGAGAACTACTGTTTCATCCAACAAATAGGGGAGAGAATCTCTTAGTCCATGACTTTGCCAAACAAATAGTGAGTGAAAAAAATGGGCTTATTGAATATACATATGAAGATATAGATAGAATTGCTGTGTTTAGGTATTTTGAGCCGTGGGATTGGTATCTTGTAGCTACTGCAGATCATAATGATTTAAATAGCCAGGCTAGAGATTTAATGCTATATATCCTGTTATTGGGCTTAATTATAATTGTGATTATTTTAACACTAAGTGTTTTTATCGCTAATTCCATTGTAGTACCTATCGGTTTAGCAACTGAGCAGGCAATAAAAATAGCAGAGGGTAATTTAAGTGAGAACTTACCTGCCCACTTATTAGCTAGAAAAGATGAGATTGGACAGTTATCTAATGCCTTCCAAAAAATTACAGAAAACCTTAAAATTACACTAGAAAAAATCCTGCAAACGGGAGGAACATTATCCACTGCTTCTGAGCATTTAACGCTTACCAGTCAACAGTCAGGCCAAATGGCAGAAGAGGTAGCCAAAACCATTGAAGAAGTTGCTAAAAGCAGTAGTCAGCAGGCTCAAGACACGGAGAGTGGTGCTATAAAGGTAGAAGAAATTGGGGGATTAATAGAAAAGAATCAGGATTGTATGAAGGCGTTAAATGTATCTACAGATAAAGTGATGACACTAAAGGATGAAGGCTTTAGGACTTTAAAAGAACTCATAGAAAAAACCGAGGTTAACAATAAAGTGACAGAAGAAATTCATCAAGTGATCATAAATGCTAATCAGAGTGCAGAAAAAATAGACAAGGCTAGTCACATGATTCAAAGTATTGCAGAACAAACAAATCTTTTGGCATTAAATGCTGCTATAGAGGCGGCAAGAGCAGGCGAATCAGGGCGAGGATTTGCGGTGGTGGCAGAGGAAATTAGAAAACTAGCAGAACAGTCTACAGAGTTTACTGTAGAAATAACATCCATCATTACAGACTTAACAAGTAAAACAGAAAATGCTGTTTATACAATGCAGGAGGTATCTAAATTGGCACAAGCTCAAACAGAGGGGGTTGTGGCGACAGAGAAAAAATTTGAAGGTATTGCTATGGCTATTGAGAAAACAAAAGAGATTATAGCCGTACTTAATCAATCAGGTCAAGCAATGGAGGAAGCAAAAAATCAAGTGATTGATGTTATGCAAAGTATGGCGGCTATTGCAGAAGAAAATGCCGCCAGCACAGAAGAAGTATCAGCTGCTACTGAAGAACAGGCGGCTTCCGTACAGGAAGTGGCAAATGCCAGCAAAAACTTAGCGGATTTAGCAGAAGAATTAAACCAGCTTGTATTAAAGTTTAGGATTTAA
- a CDS encoding uracil-DNA glycosylase: MTILKNDWGALLEEEFQKPYYLKLRELLIEEYNTKAIYPDKYDIYNALHLTPYNDTKVVILGQDPYHGPGQAHGLSFSVKPGIKLPPSLQNIFKELQEDLGCTIPNNGYLVEWAKQGVLMLNAVLTVRKGEPNSHKGIGWEIFTDRIIGLLNEREKPMVFILWGKNAQEKEGLITSSNHYIIKAPHPSPFSANRGFFGSKPFSKTNNFLRQTGSDEINWQIPNL; the protein is encoded by the coding sequence ATGACTATATTAAAGAATGATTGGGGAGCTTTGCTGGAGGAGGAGTTTCAGAAGCCCTACTATTTGAAATTAAGGGAACTATTGATAGAAGAATATAATACAAAAGCTATTTATCCTGATAAATATGACATTTATAATGCCTTACATCTAACCCCTTATAATGATACAAAGGTGGTTATCTTAGGACAAGACCCTTATCACGGTCCAGGACAAGCCCACGGATTGAGCTTTTCTGTAAAGCCAGGGATTAAATTACCGCCTTCCTTGCAGAACATATTTAAAGAGCTACAGGAAGATCTAGGATGTACTATACCCAACAATGGTTATTTAGTAGAATGGGCAAAACAAGGGGTACTAATGCTAAATGCTGTTCTCACTGTGAGAAAAGGGGAACCAAATTCTCATAAGGGAATAGGGTGGGAAATATTTACAGATAGAATCATTGGGCTGTTGAATGAGAGAGAAAAACCCATGGTATTTATTTTATGGGGGAAGAATGCTCAGGAAAAGGAAGGTCTTATTACTTCTTCAAACCACTATATCATCAAAGCTCCTCATCCCAGTCCTTTCTCTGCCAATAGAGGTTTTTTTGGAAGCAAGCCTTTTTCAAAAACCAATAATTTTTTAAGGCAAACTGGTAGTGATGAAATTAATTGGCAAATTCCTAATCTATAG
- the mutY gene encoding A/G-specific adenine glycosylase: MKQSKNISEALNIEKISEIQEKLISWYEKNHRQLPWRETLNPYYIWISEIMLQQTRVDTVIDYYKRFIVTFPTMKDLAEADEETVLKAWEGLGYYSRAKRIHQTAKIIVETYQGEMPRNYEEILKLPGIGPYTAGAIASIAFHQSVPAVDGNVMRVFSRIFYIKEDITLSTAQKKMQQIGEAVVSHKNPSSFNQGLMELGALICTPTSPKCLACPLYELCKARVLGIQETLPVKRKKLKPKEVIMEMALVYKDEKILITKRPKDKLLGDLWGLPSVEKEKSFQDGKSILLELEETYGIKAGDIKYLLEKNHIFTHIKWKMQLYMMILIEEKTIDYPEIRWISIDELKQLPLPTAFKKIIYFD, translated from the coding sequence ATGAAGCAGTCAAAAAATATTAGTGAAGCTTTAAATATAGAAAAAATCTCAGAAATACAGGAGAAACTTATTTCCTGGTATGAAAAAAATCATCGACAACTCCCCTGGAGAGAAACATTAAATCCTTATTATATATGGATTTCTGAAATTATGCTTCAGCAAACAAGAGTAGATACTGTCATAGATTATTATAAAAGGTTTATAGTTACATTTCCCACAATGAAGGATTTAGCAGAAGCTGATGAGGAGACGGTATTAAAGGCATGGGAAGGGTTAGGTTACTACAGCCGAGCAAAACGTATTCACCAAACAGCTAAGATTATTGTTGAAACATACCAAGGAGAGATGCCAAGAAATTATGAAGAAATACTTAAACTACCGGGGATAGGACCTTATACCGCTGGGGCTATAGCCAGTATTGCGTTTCATCAGTCGGTACCAGCTGTAGATGGAAATGTTATGCGGGTTTTTTCACGGATCTTTTATATAAAGGAAGATATTACTTTAAGCACTGCACAAAAAAAGATGCAGCAAATTGGAGAAGCTGTAGTATCCCATAAAAACCCTTCTTCTTTTAATCAAGGCTTGATGGAGTTAGGTGCTCTTATATGTACGCCTACTTCTCCAAAATGCTTAGCATGTCCCCTGTATGAATTATGTAAAGCTAGGGTCTTGGGGATACAAGAGACATTGCCTGTCAAACGGAAAAAGCTAAAACCAAAAGAAGTCATCATGGAAATGGCACTGGTATATAAAGATGAAAAGATCCTTATTACAAAACGACCGAAGGATAAACTTTTAGGAGATTTATGGGGACTACCGTCTGTAGAAAAAGAGAAAAGTTTTCAAGATGGAAAAAGCATCCTCCTAGAATTAGAGGAAACCTATGGTATTAAGGCAGGCGATATCAAATATCTTTTAGAAAAAAATCATATTTTTACACATATTAAGTGGAAAATGCAGTTATATATGATGATACTCATAGAGGAAAAAACAATAGATTATCCTGAAATAAGATGGATCTCCATCGATGAATTAAAACAACTTCCTCTGCCAACTGCTTTCAAAAAAATTATATATTTTGATTAA
- a CDS encoding anti-sigma factor domain-containing protein, protein MQHKGCVMELREETMVVMTEQCSFYEIQKRKNIQEGMEIEFYEKEIVLHKNQTLRTFSLVAAAVLLLIITSVYGLKSWNTANQLMAVVTIDINPSIQLEVNNKNQVLKAIAVNKEAETLSLDALEKKPFQEAFQLLLRELREKGYVLKEQENYVLIATVFLQEEEIETEKFRKMIEATKEEVELEALKQGEKIEVITIEATEDLLMTAREEKTSVGKLQVYQNLKEYKNDKIDVDTTEEKKVKEIKVKEMKVKELIQLQNQDEEQDKKQNKKQEEKQNEKQGGKVKEHPIFDQHPGSKKEEKVPPAVQKEQQKLNHYTNDQEEKGTVIKKKEHPVFEEHPGQGKKSEKIKENKGKNSRE, encoded by the coding sequence ATGCAACATAAAGGTTGTGTTATGGAACTTAGAGAAGAAACAATGGTTGTTATGACAGAGCAATGCAGTTTTTACGAAATACAAAAAAGAAAAAATATACAAGAAGGCATGGAAATTGAATTTTATGAAAAGGAAATTGTTCTTCATAAAAATCAAACCCTTCGCACTTTTTCTTTGGTAGCAGCGGCTGTTCTTCTTTTGATCATAACCTCTGTCTATGGACTTAAGTCTTGGAATACAGCCAATCAGTTAATGGCGGTAGTTACTATTGATATAAACCCCAGTATACAATTGGAAGTAAATAATAAAAATCAGGTTTTGAAGGCTATTGCTGTGAATAAAGAGGCAGAGACATTATCTTTAGATGCCCTAGAGAAAAAGCCTTTTCAAGAAGCTTTTCAACTGTTATTACGGGAACTGAGAGAAAAAGGATACGTTTTAAAGGAACAGGAGAACTATGTGCTAATAGCAACTGTCTTTTTACAGGAAGAGGAAATTGAGACAGAAAAGTTCCGAAAAATGATTGAGGCTACAAAAGAAGAAGTAGAACTGGAGGCATTAAAGCAAGGAGAAAAGATAGAAGTCATTACAATAGAAGCTACTGAAGATTTATTAATGACAGCACGAGAAGAAAAAACTTCTGTGGGAAAATTGCAAGTTTATCAAAATTTAAAAGAATATAAGAATGATAAAATTGATGTAGATACAACAGAGGAAAAGAAAGTTAAAGAGATAAAAGTTAAAGAGATGAAAGTTAAAGAATTAATACAGCTTCAAAATCAAGATGAAGAACAAGATAAAAAACAAAATAAAAAACAGGAAGAAAAACAGAATGAGAAACAAGGTGGAAAAGTCAAGGAACATCCAATCTTTGACCAACATCCCGGCAGTAAAAAAGAAGAAAAAGTCCCTCCAGCGGTACAAAAAGAACAGCAAAAATTAAACCACTACACGAATGATCAAGAAGAAAAAGGGACTGTGATTAAGAAAAAAGAACATCCAGTATTTGAGGAACATCCTGGACAAGGTAAAAAATCTGAAAAAATAAAAGAAAATAAGGGAAAAAACTCTAGAGAATAA
- the thpR gene encoding RNA 2',3'-cyclic phosphodiesterase: MRLFIGIDLPDKMKQNLFQLQSELRGYGVKGSWKAIENLHITLEFLGELESDAIPILTNSLSKVTSNHKPFNLSIKGLGAFPSLKKPNILWSALEENLILLHHLRDELHTELIKSGYNLEERPFKPHITLVSRPKLEAVDLAEFHTKKIGEFTVKDVVLFESRHIKGKLTYIDLFRVNLPLF; the protein is encoded by the coding sequence ATGCGATTATTTATAGGGATTGATTTACCTGATAAGATGAAGCAAAATCTCTTTCAACTTCAATCTGAGTTGAGAGGGTATGGTGTTAAGGGATCGTGGAAGGCTATAGAAAACCTTCATATAACCTTAGAATTTTTAGGAGAACTAGAAAGCGATGCCATTCCTATCTTGACCAATAGCTTGTCTAAAGTAACAAGCAACCATAAACCTTTTAATCTAAGTATAAAGGGATTAGGGGCTTTTCCTTCATTAAAAAAACCTAATATTTTGTGGTCAGCCCTGGAGGAGAACTTAATCCTATTACATCACTTAAGGGATGAGCTGCATACTGAGTTAATAAAAAGCGGCTATAACTTAGAAGAGAGACCCTTTAAACCTCATATCACTTTAGTTTCTCGCCCTAAGCTGGAGGCTGTTGATTTAGCTGAATTTCATACCAAGAAAATAGGAGAATTTACTGTTAAGGATGTTGTTTTATTCGAAAGTAGACATATAAAGGGAAAATTGACTTATATAGATCTGTTCAGAGTGAATCTTCCACTTTTTTAA
- a CDS encoding cation:proton antiporter, which produces MMNAPLYVGIILLIGLVGGKAASKINLPSVTGYILFGLLLGPSFTNIITKETIKSLQFVNELALGILALSIGAELHRLVFKKFGKTLLLVSLGDELVTFCSVFLFTYLLGLQLQLAIVLGILAMTVSPSGVFSIVKEYKTKGEFTKNLLALVAIDNLICIFVFGIVTAILQGIGNVDIGGTTLFILLITEISLAIILGILGGLAVSYMIKKKTNNNKFLVFLLGLILLNIGIANHFNLSALLINMVKGATIVNLTNKKLVLSSTLERVELPIFVLFLTLAGAKLDLSILGSVGIVGIGYIGGRLLGKIGGSFIFSNFTSLDMQIKKNIGMALTPQAGVAIGLSIIAEQKLPASGGIITGILLTGVIFFEIVGPLMLKQALKNTGEI; this is translated from the coding sequence ATGATGAACGCACCCTTGTATGTAGGTATTATTTTATTGATAGGTTTGGTCGGGGGTAAAGCTGCATCAAAAATTAATTTACCCTCTGTCACAGGATATATTTTATTTGGATTATTACTAGGACCATCTTTTACAAATATTATTACAAAAGAAACCATAAAGTCTCTGCAATTTGTAAATGAATTGGCACTGGGAATATTGGCACTATCCATTGGTGCAGAACTACATCGATTAGTTTTTAAAAAGTTCGGCAAAACATTATTGCTGGTATCTTTAGGAGATGAGTTAGTGACTTTTTGTTCAGTATTTCTATTTACTTATCTACTAGGGTTACAGCTTCAGCTAGCGATTGTGCTAGGCATCTTAGCTATGACAGTGTCTCCCTCTGGTGTGTTTTCTATTGTTAAGGAATATAAAACAAAGGGGGAGTTTACTAAAAACCTGCTGGCATTAGTTGCTATTGATAATCTTATTTGCATATTTGTATTTGGTATTGTGACAGCTATATTGCAAGGAATAGGAAATGTAGACATAGGAGGAACTACCCTATTCATACTATTGATTACTGAGATTAGTCTAGCCATTATTTTAGGAATTTTAGGTGGACTAGCTGTCTCTTATATGATTAAGAAAAAGACCAACAATAATAAATTCTTAGTTTTTTTACTGGGACTTATTTTACTAAATATCGGCATTGCTAATCATTTTAATTTGTCAGCTCTATTGATCAATATGGTGAAGGGAGCTACCATTGTAAATCTTACAAATAAGAAGCTTGTTTTATCTTCTACGCTAGAAAGAGTTGAATTGCCTATATTTGTTTTATTCTTAACGCTTGCAGGTGCTAAGCTAGATCTATCTATTTTAGGTAGTGTAGGAATTGTAGGGATTGGATATATAGGAGGAAGATTATTAGGAAAAATAGGAGGTAGCTTCATTTTCTCTAACTTTACATCTTTAGATATGCAAATAAAAAAGAATATTGGTATGGCATTAACCCCCCAGGCGGGAGTTGCCATTGGTTTAAGTATTATTGCTGAGCAGAAACTACCTGCTTCAGGGGGGATTATTACTGGGATTTTATTAACCGGTGTGATATTTTTTGAAATAGTAGGTCCTCTGATGCTTAAACAAGCACTTAAAAATACAGGAGAAATATAA
- the sigI gene encoding RNA polymerase sigma-I factor, which yields MAKFLHLFKKKKTIEERVKSIQQGDIALKEQLIQEYIPFITKSLSNQLHKYIELENDDVFSIGLIAFNEAIDKYDEKKGNFLSFASLVMKSRVIDQWRREYKASQRIKTVQLLNENREEIQEDAAIEEGFESQIELKIDMATLVERMKDFGVSLEDLIKSAPKHGDTKNTAIKIGRYVYENQLLREKFIRTQNLPITQIVKNLEVSKKVIQRNRKFIIAVIFILESNLDTLKHYLSIEEGSEVDAT from the coding sequence GTGGCGAAATTTCTCCATTTATTCAAAAAGAAAAAGACGATTGAGGAACGGGTGAAAAGTATTCAGCAGGGGGACATAGCCTTGAAGGAACAGTTAATTCAGGAGTATATTCCCTTCATTACAAAATCCCTCAGCAATCAATTACATAAATACATAGAGTTAGAAAATGATGATGTTTTTAGTATTGGATTAATAGCTTTTAATGAAGCTATAGATAAGTATGATGAAAAAAAGGGAAATTTTTTGTCTTTTGCATCCCTTGTTATGAAAAGCAGAGTGATCGATCAATGGAGAAGGGAGTATAAAGCTTCTCAAAGGATAAAGACAGTACAACTTTTAAATGAAAATAGGGAAGAAATTCAAGAGGATGCGGCTATAGAGGAAGGTTTCGAAAGTCAAATCGAATTAAAAATTGATATGGCCACATTAGTAGAGAGAATGAAAGACTTCGGTGTTTCTTTAGAGGATTTAATTAAAAGTGCTCCTAAACACGGAGATACGAAAAACACTGCCATCAAGATAGGAAGATATGTTTATGAAAATCAACTGTTAAGGGAAAAGTTTATTCGGACACAAAATTTACCTATAACACAAATAGTAAAAAACTTAGAAGTATCAAAGAAAGTCATCCAAAGAAATAGAAAATTTATTATTGCAGTGATATTTATATTAGAGAGCAATTTGGATACCCTTAAACATTATCTTTCTATAGAGGAAGGGAGTGAAGTGGATGCAACATAA